In Psychrobacter immobilis, a single genomic region encodes these proteins:
- a CDS encoding ATP-binding protein — MAYKKRFDTSSAYGQLIILVFLPICILAAVGGILVFYETMRASNSEQEVLAEAVLIRYTPAIAELIPELLAQERQQADGEPNSDGEVRANDATQTTITKLEEIQDKLGRMQSEQHVQRIAIINESNQVLAAVGYGLNEAWPAIDTTKNFLSQQPTPIGTAYGSILGEFEGQKLWLLVDMDNEPLYIARYRIAMALVITGLFTILILLLSLNIYSKRWIAPIYELRLQLQRTHVDNLYQPIPVESDGELNLLQQDLVKTLRRLHRSFQELKDHAEQTEDDLRLAFDEMEMQNISIRNARDAAISTSQAKSAFLANISHELRTPLNSIDGFINLLARHGELNPEQDLYVQTIRKSSAHLLALVNDVLDFSKIEAGKLVLDRHEFDLYDTIYDVVDMLSPVSAEKGLRMAVLFYNDVPMRINGDALRLKQVLTNIVGNAIKFTDSGDVVVRVSLDDHRDNYLMISVQDSGKGISLADQKMLFQSFSQGDPSITRQYGGTGLGLVISKQLTRLMGGDIGFHDNAQENIANQGATFWFRMPAHVDVLEAATGQTIELPVLAPLASETDEFNVLVWINHTASIQVLKASLQYLPIKLTQANSLPGVLESLKEHGNYWDWVIVDDDTQDDMMALLKQIRLHYQGKLAVFGYQVAADQALLNRYHANILYEPLDKRQLYAMLDTQNRSTKKSVQEPRWTGVTVLAVDDHLPNLLVLDALLSELGIQVITASSGFDAIEIISKQQTKNIKTTKNDKQSLSNKTQISKAETRDEVNKKSNRTLYEEMNTDDKVATQDKGHIDLIFMDIQMPRMSGHEAARQIRNIENDDNRIPIIALTAHGLADERDKLIASGINDYVGKPISQPQLLQVLQKWLGRTTTMPQLTALPDTNLHSTDVHNTDVQVIDLSKENSHSTDSQNREAETYSTWPSDSTTIAYPMVKGDENNRHSDSNTINQPKITRPLSLKKIRDNYLRDSQPREDYRRETPRDTQPRYENLRLHKQGQSPLLKPSETPINSAHNGVATPTDSHIYAQETKSWDSSHHHLSHHSLGANEGDGFAILDWQDALTRSANKPDLAAKLIIMMLDTINDEKQALTQAWDARDRSMLAQIAHRILGGSRYTGVPQLRQASQDLEDKCLLNVQHTTPAQFAMLEPYYAALITALNNLQALDLSAYPQLNYHRLSENDMTWKMI; from the coding sequence ATGGCATACAAAAAACGTTTTGATACTAGCAGTGCGTATGGTCAGTTGATTATATTGGTGTTTTTACCCATTTGTATCTTGGCAGCGGTGGGCGGTATTTTGGTCTTTTATGAGACCATGCGCGCCAGCAATTCCGAACAAGAAGTATTGGCGGAGGCGGTGCTGATTCGTTATACCCCAGCGATTGCAGAGCTAATCCCTGAGCTGTTAGCGCAAGAGCGCCAGCAAGCAGACGGCGAACCCAATTCTGATGGCGAAGTCAGAGCAAATGATGCCACTCAAACGACCATCACGAAGCTTGAGGAAATACAAGATAAGCTGGGTCGTATGCAGTCCGAGCAACATGTACAGCGTATTGCGATCATCAATGAAAGCAATCAAGTGCTCGCCGCAGTCGGCTATGGACTGAACGAAGCATGGCCTGCAATAGACACAACAAAGAATTTTTTATCGCAGCAACCAACACCTATTGGAACCGCTTATGGCAGTATATTAGGGGAGTTTGAAGGACAAAAACTCTGGTTGCTCGTCGATATGGACAACGAACCGCTTTATATTGCACGTTATCGTATTGCCATGGCACTAGTGATTACTGGCTTGTTCACTATTTTAATTTTATTGTTGAGTTTAAATATTTATTCAAAGCGCTGGATAGCACCAATTTATGAGCTGCGTTTGCAGTTGCAGCGTACCCATGTCGACAATCTGTATCAGCCTATTCCTGTTGAGTCAGATGGTGAGCTGAACTTATTGCAGCAAGACTTGGTCAAAACGCTACGCCGCCTGCATAGAAGCTTTCAGGAGTTAAAAGACCATGCCGAGCAAACCGAGGATGATTTGCGCCTCGCGTTTGATGAGATGGAAATGCAGAATATCTCTATTCGTAATGCACGTGATGCGGCAATTTCAACCAGCCAAGCAAAATCGGCGTTTTTGGCGAATATTAGCCACGAGCTGCGCACGCCATTAAACAGTATCGATGGCTTTATCAATTTGCTGGCAAGGCATGGCGAACTAAATCCTGAACAAGATTTGTACGTGCAAACCATACGTAAGTCATCAGCACACTTGCTCGCCTTGGTTAACGATGTTTTGGATTTCTCTAAGATTGAGGCAGGCAAGTTAGTACTTGACCGTCATGAGTTTGACCTTTATGACACCATTTATGACGTAGTCGATATGCTTTCGCCTGTATCCGCAGAAAAAGGTCTGCGCATGGCGGTGCTGTTTTATAATGATGTACCGATGCGCATCAATGGCGACGCCCTACGCCTCAAGCAAGTATTGACCAATATCGTCGGCAATGCTATTAAATTTACCGACAGTGGCGATGTGGTAGTGCGCGTCAGCTTAGATGACCATCGTGATAATTATCTTATGATCAGTGTGCAAGACAGCGGTAAGGGCATCTCTTTAGCTGATCAAAAGATGCTGTTCCAAAGCTTTAGCCAAGGCGACCCTTCAATCACTCGTCAGTATGGCGGTACAGGGTTGGGGCTCGTTATTTCCAAGCAATTGACGCGGCTGATGGGCGGTGATATTGGCTTTCATGATAATGCTCAAGAGAATATTGCCAATCAGGGCGCAACGTTTTGGTTTCGGATGCCAGCACATGTCGATGTGTTGGAAGCTGCTACTGGTCAGACGATTGAGCTTCCAGTCTTGGCTCCGCTGGCGAGTGAGACCGATGAGTTTAATGTATTGGTATGGATCAATCATACCGCTTCTATACAAGTGCTCAAAGCCAGCTTGCAATATTTGCCGATTAAATTGACCCAAGCCAACTCCTTACCAGGCGTACTTGAGTCATTAAAAGAGCATGGTAATTATTGGGATTGGGTCATCGTCGATGATGATACCCAAGACGATATGATGGCATTACTCAAACAAATTCGTCTGCATTACCAAGGTAAGCTTGCGGTATTTGGCTATCAAGTTGCTGCCGATCAAGCATTATTAAATCGTTATCATGCCAATATTTTGTATGAGCCTTTAGACAAAAGACAGCTTTATGCCATGCTCGACACCCAAAATCGCAGTACCAAAAAAAGCGTGCAAGAACCGCGCTGGACAGGGGTGACGGTACTGGCAGTCGACGATCATCTGCCCAATTTGTTGGTGCTCGATGCATTACTTAGTGAGCTTGGTATTCAGGTCATCACAGCGAGTAGTGGTTTTGACGCCATAGAAATTATCAGCAAACAACAAACCAAAAATATCAAAACCACGAAAAATGATAAGCAAAGTCTGTCGAATAAAACGCAAATCTCTAAAGCTGAAACGCGCGATGAGGTGAACAAGAAATCAAATAGAACGCTTTATGAAGAGATGAATACCGACGATAAAGTTGCTACTCAGGATAAAGGTCATATTGATCTAATATTCATGGACATCCAAATGCCGCGTATGTCAGGGCATGAAGCCGCAAGACAAATTCGTAATATTGAAAATGATGATAACCGTATCCCGATTATTGCGTTGACTGCACATGGTTTGGCTGATGAGCGAGACAAACTGATCGCTAGTGGCATTAATGACTATGTGGGTAAACCCATTAGCCAGCCTCAGTTGTTACAAGTGCTGCAAAAATGGCTTGGACGCACAACGACAATGCCGCAGTTAACAGCGTTGCCTGATACCAATCTGCACAGTACGGATGTGCACAATACTGATGTGCAGGTCATCGATTTATCAAAAGAGAACTCACACTCTACCGACTCACAAAATAGGGAGGCTGAAACGTATTCAACGTGGCCATCGGACTCTACAACCATTGCTTATCCTATGGTGAAAGGTGATGAAAATAACCGTCATAGCGATTCTAATACAATCAATCAGCCAAAAATAACGCGTCCTTTATCATTGAAAAAAATTCGTGATAATTACTTGCGAGATAGCCAACCACGCGAGGATTATAGACGCGAAACACCGCGTGACACCCAGCCACGCTATGAGAACTTGCGCTTACATAAACAAGGACAGTCGCCACTATTAAAGCCATCGGAAACACCGATAAATAGTGCTCACAACGGAGTAGCAACGCCTACAGATTCACACATATATGCGCAAGAAACAAAGAGTTGGGACAGCAGTCACCACCATTTAAGCCATCACTCTTTGGGGGCTAACGAAGGTGATGGGTTTGCTATTTTAGATTGGCAAGACGCGTTGACCCGCTCAGCGAATAAGCCCGACTTGGCAGCCAAGCTTATCATTATGATGCTTGATACTATTAATGATGAAAAGCAGGCGCTGACGCAAGCGTGGGACGCCCGTGATCGCAGTATGCTAGCGCAAATTGCCCATCGCATCTTAGGCGGCAGTCGTTATACCGGTGTGCCGCAATTACGTCAGGCCAGTCAAGACCTAGAAGATAAGTGCTTGCTGAATGTCCAACACACCACCCCTGCGCAGTTTGCCATGCTTGAGCCATATTATGCCGCATTAATAACAGCGTTAAATAACTTGCAGGCGCTGGATTTATCAGCCTATCCTCAGCTCAATTATCATCGTTTGAGTGAAAATGATATGACGTGGAAAATGATTTAG
- a CDS encoding 3'-5' exonuclease yields the protein MSQALLSDPILVFDIETVADTDAARRIYPQLAELNDADALSALTALRIQEAGHDFMRLPLQRIVCISALYIKDGKFSLFSLTADKFSEKDILAKFFRAFSDIEKLPQLISWNGSGFDIPVLIYRAMQYDLSAPWLFEEGERVKNMRFDNYVNRFHTRHLDLMDRFSQYGASRREAMDIVASLYGLPGKTAVDGSMVGELVNNDDWQTLSIYCESDVMNTWLIYLRWLRLTGQLSSQDFDAWQQQSYDYLVKYTQADGHARHQDFIADWSSAPTS from the coding sequence ATGTCACAAGCTCTACTATCCGACCCTATATTGGTCTTTGATATCGAAACTGTCGCTGATACCGATGCGGCGCGCCGTATCTATCCGCAATTGGCAGAGTTGAATGATGCAGATGCATTGAGCGCACTCACAGCGCTTCGAATACAAGAAGCTGGGCATGACTTTATGCGCTTGCCACTGCAGCGTATTGTCTGTATCTCAGCGTTATATATCAAAGATGGCAAGTTTTCGTTGTTCTCATTGACCGCTGATAAATTCAGTGAAAAAGACATCCTTGCCAAATTTTTTCGGGCATTTAGTGACATCGAAAAACTGCCACAGCTTATTAGTTGGAATGGCTCAGGTTTTGATATTCCTGTACTGATATATCGGGCTATGCAATACGACTTATCAGCGCCATGGTTATTTGAAGAAGGCGAGCGCGTCAAAAACATGCGCTTTGATAATTACGTCAATCGCTTCCACACGCGTCACCTTGATTTAATGGACAGATTTAGCCAGTACGGTGCCAGCCGCCGCGAAGCCATGGATATTGTCGCAAGTTTATATGGTCTACCGGGTAAAACAGCTGTCGACGGTAGTATGGTTGGTGAGCTTGTCAATAACGATGACTGGCAAACGCTGTCTATTTATTGCGAGTCTGATGTCATGAATACATGGCTAATCTATTTGCGCTGGTTGCGTTTAACTGGACAATTATCCTCACAAGATTTTGACGCTTGGCAGCAGCAGAGCTATGACTATTTAGTAAAATATACCCAAGCGGATGGTCATGCTCGCCATCAAGACTTCATCGCTGATTGGTCATCTGCGCCCACATCATAA
- a CDS encoding multidrug effflux MFS transporter: MSAPKSSLPNRPIASERVRSADLPVAWIMMLGLIVAVGPLSIDMYLPALPSMADDFGVSTAFMANSVPAYFLGLVFGQLFYGPFSDRVGRVKPLYIGMTLYVIASIVCATTNNEYVLFVGRTMQALGACVGAVVTRAAIRDRLTAKQTAKAFSIMILVMGLAPILAPSLGALFLQFFSWHSIFWFLAAFGTLNLLLTKFFFFETLTEENRNVRPAREVLSQYWDLLKDPTFNYPAIGGGLLMGAMFVYISSASELIMDTYGVSATHFAWLFGMNAAGFVGLTQLNQWLTNRFRILSILRFGAMMQVISAGVLFVIGLFLGTDAWLPLVLACIFFCIAGLGLTQPNASAIALAFQKRRAGMASALQGSLMFSVGIFGGLLLNLFPVNPVLKIGIAMFALMSLGCFLIWQIDRNLNLDDAE, encoded by the coding sequence ATGTCTGCTCCAAAATCCTCTCTACCCAATCGACCCATTGCTTCTGAGCGCGTACGCTCTGCTGATTTGCCTGTTGCATGGATTATGATGCTTGGACTTATCGTGGCAGTGGGGCCATTGTCTATTGATATGTATCTGCCTGCATTACCATCTATGGCAGATGACTTTGGCGTATCTACAGCCTTTATGGCCAATTCTGTTCCTGCCTATTTTTTAGGCTTGGTATTTGGCCAGCTATTTTATGGTCCATTTAGTGATCGTGTCGGTCGTGTTAAGCCTTTATATATCGGTATGACGCTATATGTCATCGCCTCCATTGTTTGTGCGACTACTAATAACGAGTATGTATTGTTTGTTGGACGGACGATGCAAGCGCTTGGTGCGTGTGTTGGCGCGGTGGTCACTCGTGCCGCGATTCGCGATCGATTGACTGCTAAGCAAACCGCAAAAGCCTTTTCTATTATGATTTTGGTGATGGGTTTAGCGCCGATATTAGCCCCATCGCTTGGTGCGCTATTTCTACAGTTTTTTAGCTGGCACTCTATTTTTTGGTTTTTGGCTGCTTTTGGCACGTTGAATTTATTACTCACAAAGTTTTTCTTCTTTGAAACGTTGACGGAAGAAAATCGTAATGTACGTCCTGCAAGAGAAGTACTGAGTCAGTACTGGGACTTATTAAAAGACCCGACGTTCAATTATCCAGCGATTGGTGGCGGCCTGCTGATGGGGGCGATGTTTGTTTATATCAGTTCAGCCTCTGAGCTAATTATGGATACCTATGGGGTATCCGCAACCCACTTCGCTTGGCTATTTGGGATGAATGCTGCTGGTTTTGTGGGTTTGACTCAGCTGAATCAGTGGCTCACCAATCGCTTTCGTATTTTGAGTATTTTGCGCTTTGGTGCGATGATGCAGGTTATTTCTGCAGGCGTGCTATTTGTAATAGGTCTATTTTTGGGTACTGATGCTTGGCTTCCACTGGTGCTGGCTTGTATTTTCTTCTGTATCGCAGGCTTAGGTCTTACTCAGCCAAATGCTTCTGCTATTGCGCTGGCCTTTCAAAAACGCCGAGCGGGCATGGCAAGTGCGCTACAAGGCTCGCTCATGTTTTCAGTCGGTATCTTTGGTGGATTATTATTAAACCTATTTCCAGTTAATCCCGTACTCAAAATTGGTATTGCGATGTTCGCGTTAATGAGTCTTGGCTGTTTTTTAATTTGGCAGATAGATCGTAATTTAAATCTGGACGATGCGGAGTAA
- the cysM gene encoding cysteine synthase CysM yields the protein MSATAISNSNFITQVTKLADCVGQTPLVKLQRLPEQEQLTNGAALLAKLEGNNPAGSVKDRPAFNMIYQAEQRGDIKAGDMLIEATSGNTGIALAMVAAMRGYPITLLMPTNSTQERKDAMIAYGATLIEVDEGMEAARDLALQMQADGKGIVLDQFNNPDNSQAHYLTTGPELWAQTSGKITHFISSMGTTGTITGVSQYLKEQNPDIKIIGLQPDEEASIAGIRRWPAAYMPGIFNADLVDEIMDVDQRIAEVYMRKLAKTEGIFAGVSSGAAAWAAVQVAKENPDAVIAFIVCDRGDRYLSTGLYNIDDNSIDDSNVDNNIEVN from the coding sequence ATGTCCGCAACGGCTATCTCCAACTCTAATTTCATTACTCAAGTCACCAAACTTGCTGATTGCGTCGGTCAGACGCCATTGGTTAAATTGCAGCGCTTACCTGAGCAAGAGCAGCTGACCAATGGTGCTGCGTTACTGGCCAAGCTTGAAGGTAACAATCCAGCGGGGTCTGTTAAAGATCGTCCTGCGTTTAATATGATTTATCAGGCAGAACAGCGCGGTGACATCAAAGCGGGCGACATGCTGATTGAAGCCACGAGTGGCAATACGGGTATCGCTTTAGCCATGGTCGCCGCGATGCGTGGCTATCCGATAACGCTACTGATGCCAACCAATTCAACTCAAGAGCGCAAAGATGCCATGATTGCGTATGGTGCGACGTTAATCGAGGTGGATGAAGGCATGGAAGCCGCACGCGATTTAGCGCTGCAAATGCAAGCAGATGGCAAAGGCATCGTATTAGATCAGTTTAATAACCCTGATAACAGTCAAGCCCATTACCTGACCACAGGGCCTGAACTGTGGGCGCAAACGTCAGGAAAAATCACTCATTTTATTAGCTCAATGGGCACCACTGGTACTATTACCGGTGTATCGCAATACCTCAAAGAACAAAATCCAGATATCAAAATCATCGGACTACAGCCTGATGAAGAAGCTTCGATTGCTGGTATTCGCCGCTGGCCTGCAGCTTACATGCCGGGTATCTTTAACGCAGATTTGGTTGATGAAATCATGGATGTGGATCAGCGTATCGCAGAAGTTTATATGCGCAAACTGGCCAAAACCGAAGGTATTTTCGCGGGCGTTTCATCAGGTGCTGCAGCATGGGCTGCCGTACAAGTCGCTAAAGAAAACCCTGATGCCGTCATCGCCTTTATTGTCTGTGATCGCGGCGATCGTTATTTGTCGACGGGTTTATACAATATTGATGACAACAGTATTGACGACAGCAATGTCGATAACAATATAGAAGTTAATTAA
- a CDS encoding crotonase/enoyl-CoA hydratase family protein yields MNAIATYQYETLQVSMTDNILTVTLNRPHKKNAMSFKVVKELIAVAERIGKDKTIRAVILNGAEGTFCAGIDLGDLNHPKNQAFAVWELIKPWQSSFQRVCLVWRDVPVPVIAVLEGYCIGAGLQLALACDVRISHPDCKLSIMEAKWGLVPDMGLTQSAFGVVREDVLKELAMSARIVTASEGKALGLVSHCNEAPLEQAQKLAAEFAERSPDAVLASKRVVNAMFQQPATTLYKEKVWQLKMMLGRNRKLALRKAKQASTAFGKRQFR; encoded by the coding sequence ATGAACGCGATTGCCACTTACCAATATGAAACCTTACAAGTTAGTATGACCGACAATATACTCACGGTAACCTTGAATCGCCCACACAAAAAAAATGCCATGAGCTTTAAAGTGGTGAAAGAGTTGATAGCTGTCGCAGAACGCATTGGTAAAGATAAAACGATACGTGCGGTGATTCTAAATGGTGCTGAAGGCACGTTTTGTGCAGGCATAGACTTAGGTGATTTGAATCATCCAAAAAATCAAGCGTTCGCCGTTTGGGAGCTGATAAAGCCATGGCAGAGCTCGTTCCAGCGTGTTTGTCTGGTATGGCGCGATGTGCCTGTACCGGTCATTGCCGTATTAGAAGGCTATTGTATCGGTGCAGGTCTTCAGCTAGCGCTGGCTTGCGATGTGCGTATCAGTCATCCAGATTGCAAACTGTCCATTATGGAAGCTAAGTGGGGTCTGGTACCAGACATGGGTTTGACGCAATCGGCGTTTGGCGTGGTACGTGAAGATGTGCTAAAAGAGCTTGCCATGAGTGCGCGTATCGTGACTGCCAGTGAGGGCAAAGCATTGGGTCTTGTCAGCCATTGCAATGAAGCGCCACTTGAGCAGGCGCAAAAGCTCGCTGCTGAATTTGCAGAGCGCTCTCCTGATGCGGTGTTGGCGAGTAAGCGTGTGGTCAATGCTATGTTCCAGCAGCCAGCCACTACTTTATATAAAGAAAAAGTATGGCAGCTTAAAATGATGCTCGGTCGTAATCGCAAGCTTGCTTTAAGAAAAGCCAAGCAAGCCAGTACGGCATTTGGCAAGCGCCAGTTCCGCTAA
- the rlmD gene encoding 23S rRNA (uracil(1939)-C(5))-methyltransferase RlmD gives MQPTDSKTSTTSDVTPATSETQTITIPPNKKKSKPSSKTRRRLKDAEPLPFTIDGLSHDGRGVAVYGNGFGIDDGHVEDKHGKKIFVSFALPGESALVKITNSRASFEEGEAVSITANPNSERAVPPCPHFGVCGGCNLQHWQPDGQINFKQSVLAEMLIHQANVTPDNWLAPVVGDRLGYRTKARLGVRYVTKKETALVGFRERSSNFLAELNECHILDPRIGFEIENLKTLISTLESRNKIAQLELAMGEEMPELPDGNQPVALIVRNLEPLSDADIEKLKVFFAARNWQLYLQSKGADSIQRIALTEDDDMSQQFGRLYYQLPEYDLTFEFIPTDFTQVNLSVNRQMTKLACDLLDLKAGERVLDLFSGLGNFSLPLARLVGETGSVVGVEGSEAMTARAADNARRNGINNTEFYSQDLTQDCTDKPWANQGFDALLIDPPRSGAWEIMQYLPKFNAERIVYVSCNPATLARDTKALLEQGYRLTHAGVMDMFCHTGHVESIARFEKVAV, from the coding sequence ATGCAACCCACCGATTCAAAAACGTCTACAACCTCTGATGTTACGCCAGCAACGAGCGAGACCCAAACGATTACTATTCCGCCTAATAAGAAAAAATCTAAACCCTCATCAAAGACACGCCGCCGTCTAAAGGATGCAGAACCTCTGCCCTTCACCATTGATGGTTTGTCGCATGATGGTCGCGGCGTTGCCGTTTATGGTAATGGTTTTGGTATAGACGATGGTCATGTCGAAGACAAACATGGCAAAAAAATCTTTGTAAGCTTTGCATTGCCGGGTGAAAGTGCCTTGGTCAAAATAACCAATAGCCGTGCCAGCTTTGAAGAAGGCGAGGCTGTCAGTATTACTGCCAACCCAAATTCTGAACGTGCCGTACCGCCCTGCCCACATTTTGGCGTCTGCGGCGGCTGTAATTTGCAACACTGGCAGCCAGACGGTCAAATCAACTTTAAGCAATCTGTATTGGCTGAAATGCTGATACACCAAGCCAATGTCACGCCTGATAACTGGCTTGCTCCCGTGGTTGGTGATCGTCTTGGTTATCGTACCAAAGCACGATTGGGTGTGCGTTATGTCACCAAAAAAGAAACCGCGCTTGTCGGCTTTCGTGAGCGCTCAAGTAACTTTTTGGCAGAATTAAATGAGTGTCATATTTTAGATCCAAGAATTGGTTTTGAGATTGAAAACTTAAAAACACTGATTAGTACGCTAGAGAGCCGTAACAAGATTGCTCAGCTTGAGTTGGCCATGGGTGAGGAAATGCCTGAGCTGCCAGATGGCAATCAGCCCGTTGCCCTTATCGTACGCAACTTGGAGCCGTTATCAGACGCGGATATAGAAAAGCTAAAAGTGTTTTTTGCCGCACGCAACTGGCAGCTATATTTGCAGTCTAAAGGTGCGGACAGTATCCAGCGTATTGCATTGACTGAAGATGATGACATGAGCCAGCAATTTGGTCGTTTGTATTACCAATTGCCAGAATACGATTTGACTTTCGAGTTTATCCCGACAGATTTTACCCAAGTAAACCTGTCCGTCAATCGTCAAATGACCAAGCTTGCTTGCGATTTGTTAGACTTAAAAGCAGGTGAACGCGTACTTGATTTATTCAGTGGTCTAGGCAACTTTAGCTTGCCACTTGCGCGCCTCGTTGGTGAGACAGGTTCTGTGGTTGGTGTTGAAGGTAGCGAAGCGATGACCGCACGTGCAGCCGATAACGCACGTCGTAATGGCATCAATAATACAGAATTTTATAGCCAAGATTTGACGCAAGACTGTACTGATAAACCTTGGGCGAATCAAGGCTTTGATGCGCTATTGATCGATCCGCCGCGTTCTGGTGCTTGGGAAATTATGCAGTACTTGCCAAAATTTAACGCTGAGAGAATCGTTTATGTCTCTTGCAACCCTGCAACCCTCGCCCGTGATACAAAAGCATTGTTAGAGCAAGGCTATCGTCTGACTCATGCTGGCGTAATGGACATGTTCTGTCATACCGGTCATGTTGAGTCCATCGCTCGTTTTGAAAAAGTAGCGGTATAA
- a CDS encoding transporter substrate-binding domain-containing protein — translation MMQLYRVLPIVLSVGLFGCGNSSTQENANSTGTPVTENKDNFVSNLPDTAPTLKVAMTGDLPPFSFQDDYGNMQGTDVDSIRAIGEEQGFKVEFYKETWQDMFDSVESGKRDLAISGISYKDDRAVRYGLSTPYFFNPATIMYLEGKFDIKGLNDIKGLKTGTLAGSKEEDTLKQMGSSVELVSRSTAFLAYQDLVQGKTDVFLYDMPVLQYIIKGYPEHKVKIVPYEAADAPSAQQVVLMAKENTQLINTVNEGIAKLKEKGTFKEIEERWLGEAVPASADKSNSDTNTTQLN, via the coding sequence ATGATGCAGTTATATCGAGTGTTACCAATTGTATTGAGTGTTGGCCTGTTTGGCTGCGGTAACTCTTCCACTCAAGAAAATGCCAATTCGACTGGTACGCCAGTAACAGAAAACAAAGATAATTTTGTCAGTAATTTGCCTGATACGGCACCAACATTAAAGGTCGCTATGACGGGTGATTTACCACCTTTCTCGTTTCAAGATGACTATGGCAATATGCAGGGCACGGACGTTGATTCCATTAGAGCTATCGGCGAGGAGCAAGGCTTTAAGGTCGAGTTTTATAAAGAAACTTGGCAAGATATGTTCGATAGTGTGGAGTCAGGAAAACGTGATTTAGCTATTTCTGGTATCTCTTATAAAGATGATCGCGCAGTAAGATACGGTCTATCAACGCCTTACTTTTTTAACCCAGCTACCATCATGTACTTGGAAGGTAAGTTTGATATCAAAGGCTTAAACGATATAAAGGGTCTAAAAACTGGTACGTTGGCAGGTTCTAAAGAAGAAGATACTCTGAAACAGATGGGTAGCTCGGTTGAGTTGGTTTCAAGATCTACTGCATTTTTGGCTTATCAGGACTTAGTGCAAGGTAAGACTGATGTTTTCTTATACGACATGCCAGTGCTGCAGTACATCATAAAAGGTTATCCAGAACATAAAGTGAAGATTGTACCTTATGAAGCGGCAGACGCACCTTCAGCGCAACAAGTCGTATTAATGGCAAAAGAAAATACTCAGTTGATTAATACGGTTAATGAGGGTATTGCTAAACTGAAAGAAAAAGGGACATTTAAGGAAATTGAAGAGCGCTGGTTAGGTGAGGCTGTACCTGCATCTGCTGATAAGAGCAATTCTGATACTAATACTACGCAATTGAACTAA